The genomic region AAGTGATCCTGGAAAGGAAGTGAACTTCTGCACCACTCCCACACAGACAGAAAGCCCCCCTCTATCTCCTCCACCTTCAAATACCAAACTCTGTACCactgaagttcaaactgagcatctgTCCTCACCCCCAAATTCAAAGCATTGCACCACCCAAAGTCAAATTGAACCTAAACATCAGTCTCCAAATTTGAGTGAAGAACACTTTTCAACACAAATTCAAACCACAAATTATTGTCCAACTCTACCTCAGAATGTGGAGCAGTGCACCgttctaaaacaaacaaactctccATGTCCCTCTTCCCCAAATCATAAACATTGCACTGCACAATTGCCAACTTGTAGCTTCATTGCCTCTCCACCTCTAATTACATCACCCAGCTTACATTCTGACATCCCAGTATCTGCCCTTGCAGCCAAAAACCCTCCCACCACCGAAATTTCTACTGTGCCTTACTGTACTTCTCCTCCAATGCCTGCAAATGCCCCAATACAAACCACTGAACAATGCTCTAAGGCAGCTTCTTCATCTCCTACCAAACCAGCAAGTGTCGCTCCTCCTCCACCCAATATCCTACCTATTCCTTCTTCCACTTCTGCACCTTGTGCATCTCAAAGCCGTATTCCCTATTATACTGTTTTGTCTCCACCAACCCCACCCAGTAAAACTGTTGTTTGCTCTAGTAATTCCTTTACTGCCCCACAGTCCTCGTCACATAACTGCACCTCCCCAATGCCAAATCCAATATCAACCTCTTCCCTAACCTGTTCCTCCCCTACACCAATGGTAAATGCCATCTTAACATCTTGTGAACCAACCAAACAGCCCAGTGCTGTCACAGACCCAAGACATAAACAGCCATCATCAGGTCTAATGAATAATGTACCTCCCACAAACCTAACACCCTGTACAATTGTGACTCAGACTGCCTTGTCGTGCACCTCCATATCATATTACACCAGTACACATCCAGGTGGCCCCCGTGCACCTCACGTTAATCAAACATCACCTTCTTACACCACTGTTATACAAACAGTATCGCATTGTAACATACCATACAAAACAGTGCAGAATACCCCCCCTGCAAGCACAGGGATAACCCTTTATCCCTCTCCAGTTCCTAGACTTGAATCTTGCACTTCTCCACCTCCAATTGTGAAAACCTATGTGTCCACTCTTCAAAATGCTCAAGCTTGTGGGACTCCAACTAAAGCTGTTCCTTTGTATTCTTCAACATTTCGTGCTGCACCTCCATATACCCCCCCCTCTCAAGCCCCTTATAATGCTCAGGATAAAAGGGGCATTCGActcccacctcctcctccaccacccCCTCCCTACACACCACGGAAAAAGGGAAGTGAGCCAGCAGGTGTCACAGCCCGAACACCCATGCTCAGGACAGAGAGCAAGGCCAGTGAAAAAGGCATGGAGAGGGAGGAAACGAAGAAGAATACAAAGGATATGAAGTGTACAGACTCATCCAAACTCTGTGGGAGAGCCAGTTCTCTGAAGCACAGAGCTCAAACTCCGCCAGTTCCTGTGATGAAAGGAGAGAGGCGCTCCTCTACCTCCTCCCCTGCCAAAGCCTGTTTTAAGCCCAGCTGTCTTAGCTCAGCCCAGGCTCAGCTTGGGGTGCTACACAAAATGCTCTGCTCAGGAGCCAGCGTCAGACCCAACACACCAAACAGCCAACACTCTCTGCCTCCTAACCAGCAGGGCTGCTCAGGAGCCAGGGGCTGCTCTACCTCTGGGGAGCAGCCTGCAACTGGACCACTGAGTCCCACACAAGCTGACACATTAAGACAGGTTCAGGAAATTCTTGGGGGGTTAATGTCTGGGGCCAGGTGTAAACTGGACCCTTCACGGGTGACAGAAAAGCTCCTGAGCCCCAATGGACCCCTGCATGATATTCGTAGCCTGCAGAACCAGCTTCACAGTCTGGAGGGCGTCCTGGAGACAAGCCAGAACACCATTAAGGTCCTGCTCGATGTCATTCAAGACCTTGAGAAAAAGGAAGCAGAGAGAGATGGGTGAGTAGGACACTGAACTGCTGTGAAGTTGTAAAGGGCAACACACATCGGTGGTGTAAGAAGAGCATCAAAAATTACGCCTGtattattttgcaaataaattgcACCTGTGGATTTATTCCTTTAAGAACttgttttattcttgtgttGAAGGCACCAATTGACACCCTTTATTTGAAGAGATGCACTGCGGTGCTGCCGATATGTGTTCCACTTTTAACTATTTttagcaaaaacattttctattgcTCCTGACTGGAATTAAACAGTTTTGGGTTTGGAAGCTTAAAAGTTTACTTTgggacctacaggggttggaccatgaaactgaaacacctgtcattttagtgtgggaggtttcctggctaaattggaccagcctggtacccagtcttcattgattgcacatcgcaccagtaagagcagagtgtgaaggttcaattagcagggtaagagcacagtttttctcaaaatattgaaatgcacacaacattatgggtgacataccagagttcaaaagaggacaaattgttggtgcacgtcttgctggcgcatctgtgaccaagacagcaagtctttgtgatgtatcaagagccacggtatccagggtaatgtcagcataccaccaagaaggacgaaccacatccaacaggattaactgtggacgcaagaggaagctgtctgaaagggatgttcaggtgctaacccggattgtatccaaaaaacataaaaccacggctgcccaaataacggcagaattaaatgtgcacctcaactctcctgtttccaccagaactgtctgtcgggagctccacagggtcaatatacacggccgcgctgctatagccaaacctttggtcactcatgccaatgccaaacgtcggtttcaatggagcaaggagtgcaaatcttgggctgtggacaatgtgaaacatgtattgttctctgatgagtccacctttactgttttccccacatccgggagagttacggcgtggagaagccccaaagaagcgtaccacccagactgttgcatgcccagagtgatgcatggaggtggatcagtgatggttcgggctgccatatcatggcattcccttggcccaatacttgtgctagatgggcgcgtcactgccaaggactaccgaaccattcatgaggaccatgtgcatccaatggttcaaacattgtatcctgaaggcggtgccgtgtatcaggatgacagtgcaccaatacacacagcaagactggtgaaagattggtttgatgaacatgaaagtgaagttgaacatctcccatggcctgcacagtcaccagatctaaatattattgagccactttggggtgttttggaggagcgagtcaggaaacgctttcctccaccagtatcacgtagtgacctggccactatcctgcaagaagaatggcttaaaatccctctgaccactgtgcaggacttgtatatgtcattcccaagatgaattgacactgtattggctgcaaaaggaggccctaaaccataataataaatcattgtggtctaaaaccaggtgtttcagtttcattgtccaactcctgtacatTTTAAGAGGTCTCTGACTTTGGGGGCTTGGACCTACACCAGCATTCAGCACATTCTAAACGTTGTTCCACAGGTACTGTTAGCAGTAGTTTGAAATGTACTGTGACCCATTGTTAAATTCAAATATTAGAAAAAAGTTGTCTGGCTTAAAAGCAATGTAAAAGCCCCAGGCCAGAAGAGGAGTGATCCAGCATTTTAAGCCGTAAATACATAATGACTGAAACCCTCAGGCCAACATAGCTATAAACCTTGGCCTTGCTGGACCTCTTAGCTCAGGGCCAAGAGTGGTGTAAAAGGGCCATCTGCTACTGTATACCATGTGGAATCCCCTTTGCCCCACAGagataaatgttaaaaaagaagTGGTGGGAAATTAGAAATTGTGACTCTAAAGGGAAATGTCATATTCTAGTATGTTTATTGTTCTATTCAAAGGCAGTTTAAACAATTTCTCCTGAGAGTTCTGtctacaaaaaaacaacaaaaaattagaaacagaagtaatgttttgtttgttttacactaaaacattgttttttagcTCATATTTTCACTACGTTTGTGAAGGCCAACTATTCATCACCTAAAAGTGGAATATCCAGAGGCTGGCAGTCATAATCTTTCTGCTTCATAGGAGGTGGCTTTTACTGATAGGTGGTTTGTTGAGATGCAGTTCCTCTATTTATAGTCAGTTTACATTTTGTAGCCATTGCAAATATAAGACTATGTGGATAGAacacaatgaaaatatttttttttttagaaccaGAGTACTGGAAATACAGTAAACTGGTTAAAACATCTGGGTCTGTGAAGAAATTTGAGGAATAAATACCCTACTAAATACTGACAGGGATGTGTAGCTATTTTTATGATGTCTTATATTAGCCATGCATGTTTAAACTGTCTGTATGTCAACGAATTTATGTCACGTCAGACTGCAGGAAGCCTTTAGGGGGTTCGGTTGCACCCATTGGAAGCAGATCTTCCCTCATGCATGAGTGCAGCATGCAGGGTTTGATAAAAATCAACATTTAGCTGCCGTCATGTTGGTGGTTTCAGATGCTTCAAGCCTCTTAGTGTAAACCCTTTACTGTTCCCATCAAGTCTTTAATTAATCTGCTTCCTACGATGTAAGCTGCTTAGTAATTTCTCTCGCCTTATCGCACCAAAATAGTACATATATGATGTGGGAAGATTCTTGGACAGGAAACGATATAAAAATGGATATGTGTGTCTATGACTCCTTAGAAAGACTTGAGTGAGCTGAAATCAGATTTTTACCTACAttacatgaaaaacacaaatctctattttctcactgtctgacattaattcAGATTAAACctttcatgttttaattcagtttttaaccctttttctaaattatttctatttgctaaatgccaataTTTAGAGGAATTTTGTTAACTTAACACACACTAAGACTAATTTGCATTTAGCAATTTTTGGAAAGCCCTGTGTTGTGCAATTAAATGCttaagttatttaatatttaatgaaatatctTTCGATCTGTCAAGTATTGCCCTGTAAATACCAGGCCAATATGACGGTGTTATTAGATTAAAGAGTGATTTGAGCACTGGCATTCTCAAAACTGTTAATTCTGCACACTTATGGGACAAATTCACAATAGCTTAAGAAAACTAATGACTAatgtacaaataaagaaaacaagggaatcaataaaaatgatgcatTCATACAAAATGGCCAAATAAGTTACAAAATAGTTCAAGGACAAAAAGGTCCATATTTTGGAGAAACCATCAAAAATCCCTGATCCCAATGTAATAGAACATTtgtgggataaaaaaaaaaaaatgtgtgtttgaGAAAGCTGGCCTAGAAACCTGATTCAGTTACAaaggttctgtcaggaggaattgCCCAAAATCCCTGCAAACTATTGTGAATATCTTGTGGAAGGTCACCCAAAATATTTGATCCAAGTCATGcagttaaatagaaaaaaacatttctgaatttggagaaaataaataaaaaaaagtaaataaatattgtttatctAGGATTTAGTGGATAGCAATAATATCAATATTCCTAACTGACCCAAAACAGATGAtgttgtcaggatctgggttgtgttggTGTTTTTGTGCGTACTACATGTGCTCATTTTCAgacggtgctggagctctcaggtgtgctgggtgacaggtgcgacttatttccactgattactctgaggagtacttaagcaggaggctgccagcacttcgatgccagagtgttttgccaccagtggtacAAGCTCGAGCCAAACACTAAGTTTATGCTTCGTTCTTCAACCTTGTGTAACTTTGTCTTTGCTCTTTTcacagattttgaaagcctaaacTTTGGATCTAGATCACTGTGTACTGACTACATCTCCAGAGGTTACTCTGAATGATCAAGCCTATCTACGCCCTGTGGATTTCATATCCTATCTCCTGTCTttgtttggattcgcatcaaactggcagtttcctgctccCGTCGTCTCCTGGACCAAGCCGTAAGCGTAACCTGTCCAACCTCCAACGTTAGCATCTGAACACCGGACTCACTCCTGTCCGCTCCGAgctcacacagaacagcacccAAGAAACCTTCTACGGACTGACCTTCGTtaaacctggatcctgaatctctctacccctggcgtCCTGACCACAGCTACCTAGTAAACCGAACTCATAATTATATTAGTTTATTGTTCTTAGTTTCGTTTACTTTCCGTTACCTGTATTCACTCAAcctcttcccctctctccatACAGTGAGATTTTTGACCATTATGTTCCTGATTATCATCTTCCAAATAAACAACCTTTTTACTCATTCTATTCTctggagtgttctctgtatgtgggtcagatctactGCAAAgataatgacagaacactctggccaacaagacccagcagaagcactccGGAGAACTCTCTCTGAACATGCTAGCCAGATCCACTTTCATGATTCCTCTCTCCGTTCCCTTTCAGAGCAACAACGCCAGACTAATCAACAGCTTACCTCACTCTCGTGACGTCACTTCCCCTAATCCGGATAAGTTTTCTGGTGAGGTGGGCAATTGTGGTGGATTTTTGCTTCAATGTTCTTTGGTTTTCAAccgatccccccccccccccgctcTTTTCCCCATGATGACGTAAAGATTTTGTATATTATTGGATTACTGACTGGCAAAGCTTTACAGTGGGCTGAAGCCCGGTTTCCTGGATGCAGGGAatttggttgtacttttgaGGATTTTGTTAAAGAATTTAAGAAGACTTTTTCCCCTGTATTAGACAAGTCTAGTGCGGGAAAACAGTTGAGGGCCTTAAAGCAACGTCACAGACCAATTGCAGAGTTTGCAATCGAATTTTGTACGTTAGCAGCCACTTCAGGCTATAATAATGAAGCTTTGAAAACCACCTCTTTGCATGCCTTAGATGATTCACTAAAGGATGAATTAACCATGATTGATAAACCCCCTACCTTAGATGAGGCTATTTCTTTAGCAGCCCAAGTTGACATCAGAAttagagagagagaaggagagccaGAGCAGACAGGTCAAATTACGACACCCAGCTGAAGATTAATTCCCCAACCTATACCAAGGCTTCAGCAACTAGTGTCAGAACCCGAGCCCATGCTGGTGGGACGCACACGTCTCTTTTGAAGACAGACAGAAATGCAGAGTATCcaagcagtgtttttactgtggttcttcagatcatttcataGCAACTTGTCCTGTCTGCCCCGGGCCATTAAAAGACAGGGTCCATCAGCTTTGAAGGGGGGATTGGTGAACCACGTTCAGATTTCTAAAGCCTCCAGATTCAGTTTACCTGCTACCCTCATAGTGAACCAGCATACTATGACCTAATCTGCTCTTATTGATTCTGGCTACGAACAGAACCTTATATATTCTGAGTTGGTAAATCAGGCAGGTATAGAAGTGGAACTACTTGAATGCCCACGTTCAGTTCGTGCTCTAGACAGTAAGAGGTTACAGCAGATAACTCAACGAACCAAGCCAGTTGAAATCTTATTGTCTAGCAATCATAGGGAGATGACAtccttttttgtatttcctgTCTCCCAAGGCTCATTAGTTTTAGGTTTCCCCTGGCTGCAAGAACATAATCCACATCTAGACTGGTCTAAGTGTCGCAATGAGTCCTGCTCCACTAATTGCCATTTATCTTGTCTCCAATCTGCTTTTTCCCCTAGTCTGCCCCAGCAGGCCAACAAAGGGGATGAGGAGATTGATTTGACTCATGTGCCCCTTGATTACCATGACCTTGAGGGAGTATTTAGTAAGAATAAGGCCCTATCCCTACCACCTCACAGACCCTATGATTGCGCAATCAACCTTCTTCCCGCTGCACCTCTGCCCTCTAGCAGACTCTATAACATCTCATGTCCTGAGCAGAAATCTATGGAAGATTACATAAATGACTCTTTATCTGCAGGTATTATTCGGCCTTCTTCCTCACCACTTGGGGCggggtttttctttgtagggaagaaggatggttcgttacgtccctgcattgattataggggcTTAAATCAGATCACCGCTAAAAATAAGTACCCACTTCCCCTCATCACTTCCGCTTTCGGACCCGTTTATGGTGCCACCATTTTCTCCAAGTTAGATCTCCGTAATGCATACCATTTGGTCAGGATTCGCCAGGGGGATGAGAGGAAGATGGCTTTCAAGACGCCGCTGGgccattttgagtatttggtcatgccttttggactatgTAATGCTTCTGCTGTATTTCAAGCCTTAGTTAACAACGTTctgagagatttttttttaacaattttgttttcatatagTTGGATGACATTCTGATCTACTCAAAGGATATACTGATGAATCGCAAACACTTTGCAAAGTTCTTCAACGCCTTCTGGAGAATCGCCTGTTTGCAAAAGCAGAGAAGTGTGACTTTCACCAGTCTTCAATCACTTTCttgggctacatccttgagggtggacaggtacgttcAGATCCAGAGAAGATAAGAGCAGTACTGGAGTCGCCAGTGCCTGACTCATGCAAATCTTTACAGCGTTTTCTAGGATTTGCTAACTTTTACAGACGTTTCATTGAAGACTGTAGTCTCGTTGCTGCACCTCTGACTGCTCTGACTTCCTCAAAGATCTCCTTCTCCTGGTCGTCCGAAGCCGAAGCAGTTTTTCGTGCTCTCAAGGAGAAGTTCTCCTATGCCCCCATCTTGGTCCATCCAGATCCCTCAAGACAATTCATCCTGGAAGTCGACGCCTCTGACATTGGTGTCGGAGCGGTGCTATCGCAAAACTCAGAAGATGGGAGACTacatccttgtgctttcttttctcaCAGGTTCAGTAATACTAAAAGAACTATGATGTGAGTGACAGAGACCTGCTGGGGATAAAATTGGCCCTTGAGGAGTGGTGTCACTGGCTTAAAAAAATACTAAGCCAGATGCcctctccagacagtttgccGCAGAGGATTCTGTGAAGGAACCTGCGCCCATCTTACCGCCCAGTTGGATGGTTGGCGCACTTAGATGGGAGATTGAGGATACTTTACTAAAAGCTCAACAACAGGAACCTGACCCAGGCAATGGATCGCCTAACCGCATCTATGTCCCATCTAAAGTACGTTCCAAAATAATCGATTGGCTACACACAACGAAATTTTCTGCTCATCCTGGTGTTAGTAAAACTATAGCATTAGTTcaaagaaggttttggtggccatctatATACAAAGATGTGAAGGAGTTTGTTCAGGCTTGTGCTACTTGTGCCAGAAATAAGTCTTGTAACCAGTCTCCTGTGGGTCTTCTCCAACCACTCAGCATCCCAAGTCGACCCTGGTCTCACATAGCTTTGGATTTCGTTACTGGACTTCCCCTCTCCTCAGGTATGACAACAGTTCTCACTATTGTGGACCGCTTCTTTAAAACATGTCATCTCATTCCCCTCAGAAAACTTCCGTCAGCCCTTCAAACAGCCAAACTCCtcccaaaacatgtttttccccTCCATGGAATTCTGCAGGACATCCTATCAGACCGAGGCCCACGGTTCATCTcgcaggtttggaaacagttttgtttagctctcGGAGCTAAGGTTTCGTTGACCTCAGGTTACCACGCTCAGTCTAATGGTCAGACTGAAAGACTAATTCAGCAGCTGGAATCTGCCTTACGATGTCTCACATCCACTAACCCCTCTGATTGGTGCACATACCTACCTTGGGTTGAATATGCATTGAATTCTCACATTTCCTCTGCCACTGGACATTCACCTTTTGAGGCCTCTCTTGGTTATCAGCCACCCCTGTTTGCTGCCGATGAAAAAGATATCACTGTGTCATCTGTCCAACAACATATCTGCTGCTGCAAGAACATTTGGAGTTCTACAGTCCAGAGCTTACACCGTACTGCTGATCAGAATAAACGTTTCGCTGATCATAAACACAGACATGCATCTGAATATCAGCCTGGACACAAGGTATGGTTGTCTGCACAAGATATACCCCTTAAGTCTATGTCACGGAAGCTTTCGCCTCATTTTATTGGTCCCTATGAGATTGAGACTATAATTAGTCTGTCTGCTGTTCGTCTCTGTTTGCCTACAAGTCTTCGTATCCATCCTACATTTCATGTGTCCCAGATAAAGCCAGTGACCTCAAGTGACTCGTGCCCTCCGGCCCCCCTCCTTTCCACTGATTACtctgaggagtacttaagcaggaggctgccagcacttcgatgccggAGTATTTTGCCACCAGGGGTACAAGCTCGAGCCAAACACTAAGTTTATGCTTCGTTCTTCGACCTCGTGTAACTTTGTCTTTGCTCATTtagcagattttgaaagcctaagctttggagCTAGATCACTGTGTACTGACTACGTCTCCGGAGgttactctggatgatcaagcttATCTACGCCCTGTGGATTTCATATCCTATCTCCtgtcttcgtttggattcgcatcaagctggcagtttcctgctccCGTCGTCTCTTGGACCAAGCCGTAAgcgtaacctgtccaccctccaacgtaagcatctGAACACCGGACTCACTCCTGTCTGCTCCGAgctcacacagaacagcacccAAGAAACCTTCTACGGACTGACCTTCGTtaaacctggatcctgaatctctctACCCATCCTGACCACAGCTACCTAGTAAGCCGAACTCATAATTATATTAGTTTATTGTACTTAGTTTCGTTTACTTTCCGTTCCCTGTATTCACTCAACCTCTTCCCCTTTCTCCATACAGTGAGATTTTCGACCATTATGTTCCTGATTATCATCTTCCAAATAAACAACCTTTTTACTCATTCTATTCTCCGGAGGGTTCTCTGtgtgtgggtcagatctattgcaaagATAATGACGGATGTTTGTTTATTGTCTgacagtgagaaataaaaaggGCTTTTTAAAGTCAATGTAAAAATCTGGTTTTGGCTGTTTCTACACATTCACTGAATATTCCACTATATTATGTCAACTTCAGAGCAGGGACTGTACTTTCCAGGCATGTGATCATGTGACTGACTAGTCCCTCCGTCTCATTTTACTTGTTCCAGCATTGGAACTCCCTGCTTGTATGCATGCAAACCTGACTTTCCCCTCATAAGCATTATTTTATGCCCTGAGTGACACAGTGATTCATGGTTTATGTAACAGTCTGTTGGAGGGGGTATAGTTCATTAAAAAATGATCAGGGCTGATTTCAGAAGGAAGACTGGTGTACTCTCTAGGATGCTTGTGCCAGAAATTCTGCTCAGTGAGGTAACTTGATGTTTCAGAGTGGTTACACAAATGGACATGCATTAACACTTGCCCTTTATATCCCTGATATGTCATCCCTATGCTTTTCAACAGAAGACATTCCTACAGGACCGGTCAGGACATTGAGAACTGTGGGACCTGCAGGGACTGCGCCTGCATCATCTACAGGTATGTTGTTCTGAGCATGTGAATTTCTTCATATttatcactgttttttttttttttccccatcttgTAAGTGGTGAGAGTTTCTCTCAGTGCACATTTATGTGTGCATCTCACTGTCAGTTTGAATCACGTCAGATCTAGAGATTCAGTTTCATGGCTTGGTAGGACTGTCATTCTGCATAGTGACAGTGCAGCTATTAAAAAGAATGGCAGCATGTCACCATAACATTGTTGCATCTGGGATACATCACAACATATAACTGACATCTTCATGCCCTGAAACCTAATGAGCAGAACAGCAAATACagtatgtaattttttttcccccaattaATTTACTTTCTTCCACAGACACCAACTTAAagacacacaatcacacatgcTGTTACAGTTTCATAAATCCTTCTGTTCTGAGATTTCAATTGAAATCAATCTTTAAACAGCACTTTGCACAAGgctaaagaaagacagaaatataACTGTGAAACTGAAAACTACTGGCTGCCTGTGAGTagttaaaagggaaaaaaaaggacacaggactctgtgcttgaACGcattgccaaaagtaccaatacccCTTTGTTGACCATGGGGTttctgtgcttgattggcctgcAAACATGCCTGCCCTAGATCTAATatagaatctatggagtattgtcaggAGGAAGATGACCTATCAATGCAGACAAGCTAAAGGCCATTATTACAGCAGCATCCACTTCCTCAATACCTCAGCAAAGCCAGAGGCCGATCACCTGCATTGATGTAGCGattcatgcaaaaagagcccaaaccaagtattgagtgcatatactgcacaatacatatttttaattatCTGCATTAAAATGGTTTTGTTATTAGTCTTGTGGAATgctcattagctgtaagccattaccactgaaatgaaaagaaataaaggctttaaaaaaTCCCTCTATGTGTAATGGATCTATACGATAAAGGagatttacttttttaatataaatacagaaaatagtaacttttcaaatattgtctaatttattgagagaCACCTGTTAAAGCACTGTTGAGTATTAAAACTTGATGTAAACAGCTTAGAGGTTTTAGTAATCTCATAAATCTGAAAAAGCATTACTCAATTAACAAGTCAAGATTCATCATCAGTCTTTGTAATGGTGCCCTGCTGCCGAGACAAATGACATGTAAACACCTTAGACTGCATGCTCAGATACTTACTCATTTATTATTCATTACTTAGCACCGCTAATAAGGCTTTCCCCGTAGCTACAACACATCTTCAACCTCAGCCCAATTACAAACAAACACTATTGTAGCCAAAGTTTGGTTGCAGTACACCGCTTAAATGATTCAGGGAAAGCACTATATTAATCTGTTTATGCTcggtaatttatttat from Girardinichthys multiradiatus isolate DD_20200921_A chromosome 8, DD_fGirMul_XY1, whole genome shotgun sequence harbors:
- the LOC124872783 gene encoding mucin-5AC isoform X1, whose product is MVSKESDHLLTGQSNCKSTLADKLPGTMTVRSVLLNRDSPDIESRLKRRRNRTHQVRFKDLEDGSSSSGNSATGENNTRQRHAKDRDSPHPLRKHSSMSPQPWTDRPHTEGLLGQTSVVGAVRGDMASTIEKVAAFLARAPPHPLTPGPTRRCWAPTQTNSLTLPMTRRPSTSTSTAIQTSPCLKKPQSLSSTHARSHSIGDSVGVDGDDEHDSQDEYLSHNHVLPGSKDQSRPLSSGDKTVVERRSKVLRTEIKSGVMVKSSRHSCPPSVLHNSDLCHYSSVSCRDGSKRQGSSTPSVVRRKKRLSRTTSDPGKEVNFCTTPTQTESPPLSPPPSNTKLCTTEVQTEHLSSPPNSKHCTTQSQIEPKHQSPNLSEEHFSTQIQTTNYCPTLPQNVEQCTVLKQTNSPCPSSPNHKHCTAQLPTCSFIASPPLITSPSLHSDIPVSALAAKNPPTTEISTVPYCTSPPMPANAPIQTTEQCSKAASSSPTKPASVAPPPPNILPIPSSTSAPCASQSRIPYYTVLSPPTPPSKTVVCSSNSFTAPQSSSHNCTSPMPNPISTSSLTCSSPTPMVNAILTSCEPTKQPSAVTDPRHKQPSSGLMNNVPPTNLTPCTIVTQTALSCTSISYYTSTHPGGPRAPHVNQTSPSYTTVIQTVSHCNIPYKTVQNTPPASTGITLYPSPVPRLESCTSPPPIVKTYVSTLQNAQACGTPTKAVPLYSSTFRAAPPYTPPSQAPYNAQDKRGIRLPPPPPPPPPYTPRKKGSEPAGVTARTPMLRTESKASEKGMEREETKKNTKDMKCTDSSKLCGRASSLKHRAQTPPVPVMKGERRSSTSSPAKACFKPSCLSSAQAQLGVLHKMLCSGASVRPNTPNSQHSLPPNQQGCSGARGCSTSGEQPATGPLSPTQADTLRQVQEILGGLMSGARCKLDPSRVTEKLLSPNGPLHDIRSLQNQLHSLEGVLETSQNTIKVLLDVIQDLEKKEAERDGRHSYRTGQDIENCGTCRDCACIIYSVEHDFRLQEGQVVRTWKVGDPPEGSPQTSTPQDTTPHQQDSPQLVRPPATTKKNRKKCFWFL
- the LOC124872783 gene encoding mucin-5AC isoform X3; translated protein: MVSKESDHLLTGQSNCKSTLADKLPGTMTVRSVLLNRDSPDIESRLKRRRNRTHQVRFKDLEDGSSSSGNSATGENNTRQRHAKDRDSPHPLRKHSSMSPQPWTDRPHTEGLLGQTSVVGAVRGDMASTIEKVAAFLARAPPHPLTPGPTRRCWAPTQTNSLTLPMTRRPSTSTSTAIQTSPCLKKPQSLSSTHARSHSIGDSVGVDGDDEHDSQDEYLSHNHVLPGSKDQSRPLSSGDKTVVERRSKVLRTEIKSGVMVKSSRHSCPPSVLHNSDLCHYSSVSCRDGSKRQGSSTPSVVRRKKRLSRTTSDPGKEVNFCTTPTQTESPPLSPPPSNTKLCTTEVQTEHLSSPPNSKHCTTQSQIEPKHQSPNLSEEHFSTQIQTTNYCPTLPQNVEQCTVLKQTNSPCPSSPNHKHCTAQLPTCSFIASPPLITSPSLHSDIPVSALAAKNPPTTEISTVPYCTSPPMPANAPIQTTEQCSKAASSSPTKPASVAPPPPNILPIPSSTSAPCASQSRIPYYTVLSPPTPPSKTVVCSSNSFTAPQSSSHNCTSPMPNPISTSSLTCSSPTPMVNAILTSCEPTKQPSAVTDPRHKQPSSGLMNNVPPTNLTPCTIVTQTALSCTSISYYTSTHPGGPRAPHVNQTSPSYTTVIQTVSHCNIPYKTVQNTPPASTGITLYPSPVPRLESCTSPPPIVKTYVSTLQNAQACGTPTKAVPLYSSTFRAAPPYTPPSQAPYNAQDKRGIRLPPPPPPPPPYTPRKKGSEPAGVTARTPMLRTESKASEKGMEREETKKNTKDMKCTDSSKLCGRASSLKHRAQTPPVPVMKGERRSSTSSPAKACFKPSCLSSAQAQLGVLHKMLCSGASVRPNTPNSQHSLPPNQQGCSGARGCSTSGEQPATGPLSPTQADTLRQVQEILGGLMSGARCKLDPSRVTEKLLSPNGPLHDIRSLQNQLHSLEGVLETSQNTIKVLLDVIQDLEKKEAERDGRHSYRTGQDIENCGTCRDCACIIYRQIISPPSTQG